The sequence AAATATGGCGCTTTCGCAACCGTTGCAAAGAATATTTTAAATCAAAAACTCTTGGTATCATTTGGTTTAAGAACAGACATGAACAGCTTTATAATAGATGGCAACAATCCACTCAATACTTTATCTCCCCGCCTATCGCTTGCCTATCATGTAAGTTCAAAGTTTGACATAACCGGATCTATTGGCAGTTATTATAAAATTCCAACCTACACTACTTTGGGTTACCGCGATGCAAATAATGTCCTGGTAAATAAATCCATGAAGTACATTCAATCCAATCATTATGTAATAGGAACTCAATTTTTACCAAATGAAAGCCTGCGCTTTACGGTAGAGGGTTTTTATAAGCAGTACGCTAGTTACCCGGTATCAGCAGCAAATGGCATTTCATTAGCTAATCAGGGTGCCGACTTTGGCTCTATTGGAAGTGAAAAAATAAACAGTAATGGTAAAGGAGAATGTTATGGCTTTGAATTTTTTGTACAACAAAAATTAGTGAAAAAAATATTCTATGTATTCAGCTACACTTTTGTGAGAAGCACCTTTTCAGGATCAGACAACAAATTAATAGTTTCTTCTTGGGATAACCAACACCTGATTTCTGCTACTCTTGGCTATAAATTTAAAAAGAACTGGCAATTGGGTTTAAAATACAGGCTATCCGGCGGATTGCCTTACACTCCGTTTGACTTAACTGCATCACAGCAAAATTATTTACTGCTGGGAACCGGTGTTTTAGATTATTCAAAATTAAATTCAAAACGACTTGATCTTTTTAATCAGCTGGACTTAAGGGTAGATAAAAAATTTAACTTTAAACGTACTTCTTTAGATCTATTCGTTGATGTCCAAAACATCTTATTGTTCCGTCAGCAAAGCGCGCCAAACTATACTTTTAAAAGGAACGCTGATAATACCGGGTTTGAGACAACAGATGGCAATCCGGTTAAAAACGATGGGTCAAATGCTATACCGGTTATTCTGCAAAACGATGATCTTTCGGCTACACCAACAATAGGGATTATATTTGAATTTTGAGTTTTTAATAATTTCAAAAAAATACGATGCTTGAAAACGGAAAACAAACCTTTTATGCGAAAGACAGAAAAGCCTGGCGCAAATGGCTCGAGAAAAATCATAAGAATGAAAAAAGCATTTGGCTGATTATTTATCGTAAAGAAAGCAATGTTCCCAGTATTTATTATCCGGAAGCAGTTGATGAAGCTTTATGCTTTGGCTGGATTGATAGCAAGCCAAATAAAAGAGATGATGAGAGTTATTACCAGTTTTTTTCAATAAGAAATCCGAAAAGTAACTGGAGCAAAGTCAACAAAGACAAAGTAGCAAACTTAATAAAGGATGGTTTGATGACTGCTTCAGGACAGTATCTGATTGATCTTGCAAAGCAAAATGGAACCTGGACAGCCCTGGATGATGTTGAAAAAATTATACTACCTAAGGATCTTGAAACTTTATTCAAAAAAAATAAAAAAGCCCGGCTTAATTTTTCAAATTTTCCCCGTTCCGCTAAAAGAGGCATACTTGAATGGATCTTGCATGCGAAGAAACCTGAAACGAGAAAAAAAAGAATTGAAGAAACCGTAAAATTAGCTGAACTAGCTATTAAGGCCAATCATCCAAAACAAAGTAGTAAATGATTCTTTTCAGGAAGCAGAGTATAAACAACCCTCAACACACGGATACTATTTTTTGCTGTATTTATGAGATTGCACATCATTAGTAATGCGGGAGCGATTTTGTTATAGTGCTACAAAGAGCCTTTGGCGGAACTGCAGAAATGCATTCCGGTAAAACAAAATAGATCGTTGCAACTTAATGAAGCTATAACTAATACTATCTATCAGGCAGCATGTTTCTTTCTTGATTTAATTATAATCTCACCATTTATGGAAGCCCATTCCGCAAATACGGCATATTGCGCCAGTAAACTCTGACCCAGCTCCGTCAGTTCGTATTCTACCCTCGGCGGCACCTCAGGATAAATTTTCCGGGTAATTAATCCATCACCTTCTAAATTGCGCAGTGTAACGGTTAGCATGCGCTGAGAAACATCACCGATCTTATTCTTCAATTCGTTAAATCTCATTTTTCCAAATCCACCGAGCGCAAGGATAGAAAGCATGCTCCATTTATCACTGATTCTTGAAATAATGTCTCTTATGGGACATATTTGAAAGCGCGTGGTCTGGGCTACCTCAAAAATTTCTTTATATTTTTTTTCAGCCGCTGTGTCTTTGTTACCCCTAATAGTTACACCAGTGTTACTTTGTGATGCCCGTGTGCCCTCTTGTTTGTTCATTAGTTACTATTTAGTTTTGAGTTATTAAAAGTAACTATTAATCTCTAAAAAACAAAAAAAATGAACAACAAAATCTTAGTAACAGGTGCTACTGGTACGATTGGCCAGGCACTAATTAAAGGCCTTCAAAACAAAAACACATCCTTTGTAGCAGGAGTTCGCGACACAAAACAGGCAGCAGAAAAAATTCCGGGTACTACTCTCGTACGATTTGATTTCGGAGATCCATCTACTTACGAAACAGCTACCGAAGGCGTGAATAAAGTTTTCTTATTGGGCCCACCCTTAAATTTGAATCTTGTAGAGCTCATTTCCCCGTTTATTGATTTTTTAAAAAAGAAAAATATTACACGCGTTGTATACGTTTCGGCCCTTGCTATGGAAAAGGTAAAAGAATTACCGTTTCATGTTACTCTTGTTAAAAAACTGCAGGATGAAGGATTTGATTATACCATTCTCAATCTCTCTTTTTTTTCTCAGAATTTTAAAAGCTATGAATGGGATAATATTAAAGAGCGTGGTATTACGTATATGCCCGCCGGAACTGGAAAAGTTGGCTTTGTAGATGTTTATGATATTGGCGAGGCAGCGGCCATTGTTTTAACAGAAGAAGGGCATGAGAAAAAAACATACCAGTTAACCGGTCCTGATTTATTAAGCTACGGTGATGCCGCAGAGATCCTAAGCGAAGTAACAGGTAAAACAATAGTATATCCAAATCCGAGTCCGGAAGAATATACATCTGTTCTTAAAAGCGCAGGTGCTCCTGATTTTATTGCACCTTACATGATTAGCGTTTATTCGTTGATCGCGAACAATGAGGTAAGTGTATTAACAGATGATATTGAAAAAATTACGGGTAAGAAACCACAAACATTAAAAGCAGTTTTAAGCAGAGATTTTCAATCTTTATAAAAAATCAATATAAACGGGTAGCATAAATATACGTTTTATAATTTAATGGCCACGGGGTATAATAACGCAGGCCCATTCAAATCGGGCTTTGAGGTTTGAAGCAGTTGAGAGTGAAGAGGTGTTAATGTCATAGTTTATTCTAAACTTAATTTCGCTGCTGAGAACATGCTTGAAGGATTGATAGAGAAAGTCGGATCGGCCGCGCCATCCAGCAGGTTGCCAAAGTTTCAGTTAAGACTTGCTGTTGCCGAACCTCTTACCATACTAAAAGCAAAAAAAGGCTGCTCAGAAATGGAGCAGCCTTTTCACACAAAAACTGTGAGTTACTATTTCACAATTTTATAAGTTAATGTAGCACCCTGGCTCGTTACTTTTAGAAAGTAGATACCAGCGTTTAAATTGTGTGTATTAAATTCTAACAGACCGGATTCAGAATTTTGCGTTTCAATTATCTTTCCGCTTAAATCTGATAATTGCACGTCTGTTTTTAAATTACTGTTCTTGATGGTGATTTGATCAGCAAAAGGATTTGGATATACTGAAACAGAACTGCGCAGATCAACTTGTTCATTTATGCCTGTGATAGTACCAGTAGTTAGGGCTGGAAGAGGAATTAATGTTCCACCGCTTGCCAAAGCTACCCAAAGACCGAATGAAGGGCCGTTACTATTATTAGCCGGAGTTAAAAATCCACTGGCTAAAACAGTAATAGCGCTTCCTGAAAGTCCTAATGTGTTTAACGGTGCCAAATAAGTGGCCACTGTAGCTGTTCCTGCTGTATTTGTAACATACAAAGTATAATTTCCTGACGGAGTATTAGAGGCTAAAGGCAAGTACCCTGTTGAATTGTAGCTTCCATAAGTTATATTAGAAACAACAGTTCCGGCTCCTTCTGCCGCAACATTTACTGCAGGTGCGTCAGTTGAACCATGAAATACCAACACGTCGGTATTAATTGCGTTTAGTGCGCGTTCTCTTACAGAAGCATTTGCAATTAAATTAAAAGCCGCTGTAGACGAACCTGGTGTATATCCTGAACCACTAACAATTCCGCTCGCGATCAATTGGTATTTTGAAGCTGAAGATAGATTATAAGTAAATGTAGCTAAGGCAGAAGCCACACTGGTGCTTGTTGGCGGAGCAATATAAACGGTTACAGTTTGCCCTGCCGGAACATCAATAAAAGGAGAAGCAGTTCTAAAAGCAAAATCATTGATCAGAACAATAGGAGCCGTGCCGGTTGCAGCTGATTGAAACCAAACGTCTACTTGCGTAGCCGCCGCATCAGCGCAATTATGGATAGCTTGTAATCGCGTAGAAGTGATAGTGGAACTTGGTAGTGGAATTAATGATCCTGCCGCTGGAGTAGCTACATACAGGCCAAAAGCTGGTCCATTACTATTAGTTGCCGGATTTAAAAACCCACTTGCCAGTACCGTTAGTGCTGCGCCACCTAAACCTAAAGTAGATAATGGAGCAACGTACTCAGCCACTACATTTTCCGAAAACTGGTCGCGTACCTGGATATTGTAGTTAGCTGTAGGCAGGTTTAAATAAGGTGCGAAAGCCGGATAAGAGGCGTTGTTTACGAGTACGTTGGGCAAGGTAGGATTAACACCCGTTAATGGCGCAACGATGTCCACAGTGGGTGCATCTGTACTGCCATGATGTACCAATATACTGGTTGTAGTCGCATTTGGCGCAGCGGCAACGCCTGCTGTGTAAGTGCTCAACATAAAAGGTGCCATAGCGTTTGAAGGGCTGTAACCGGTTGGAGAAACAATTCCATCTGCCACTACAATATTTAAACTGTTAGGAATAAAGTTAACAGTGAAGGTAGCAATGGATTGTGTAGAGGCTGTTGATGTTCCCGGCGCCACACCTATTGTTAAGACTGTTGCCGCAGGAATATTCGTAAATGTTTGTGATGAATAACGAAACTGAAGATCGTTAATCAATAAGCTTGTACCTGCATAAATGTCTACAGTGCCAGCGGCTGCATCGGCACAGTTGTGAATCACTTGTAGCGAGGCTGTTTGCGCTTTGGCTGTAAAAATCAGGGAGCTAAATGTTAAAGCAATTCCCAGGATAAATAGTTTTTTTGTCATTTTTTTAGGTTTTAAAGGTTTTTAATACATTTATAATTAACCAGGACTCTTTGCCCTTACTACTATGTCGTGCCAAAAAACAATTACCCTACAGTTAAAAACTAAAAATATGTTAAACAGTATTTTTACTCAGATGCCGATTTTATTTGCAAACTAGTTGTGATAAGTCGCATCAAGCCCCGCAGTTATTACCGCAACAATGTTTGTAAGAATTCTTTTGAGAAAACATCCTTCTTAAAATAAAGGACAGTCTACTGTTTTTATTTACTTGTTCGTATTAAAGTCGAACCTCAAACCAAAATTTGGGTAAAACCTGGCTGCATAGTTATTTTTGACAGTAACGTTTTCTTGTTCTTTATTAATGACGTACTGGCGCACTACAAGATTATTAAAACTCAAGACATTCCATATATCGAGATAGAGTAGCAAAGTGTGTTGTTTCCGCTTTCCCGTTTTAATCAACCACTGAACTTTCAAATTGAGATTATTAAAAGCAGGATTTCTTGCAGAATTAATCGCACCCGCTATTAACAAATGGTTTCCTGATAAGGTATCTAATACTATGGGTGTATAAGGAGATCCGGAAGCGTAACGAAAATCTAAGCTATAGGAATAAGGAAAAATCCATTTTTTACCCGCATTTTTGCGAGCATAGTTTATTATCAAATTACAAGAATGCCGCTGATCGAAATAAAAGGGATAAGCAATATCCTGCAAGTTTCTCCGGCGTGAGCTTTCAGATAAAGCGTAAGACATCCATCCGCTTAAATTTCCCTGTTCCTTTTTCAAAATAAATTCTACGCCTTTTGCTTCACCATAGCCCTGATTTGTAAAATTTAAACTTTTGTCGAACATAACGAGTTTGTCATATTTTTTGTAGTAGGCTTCTACCCTCGCCTCCAGACTGCCACGTATTTTTTTTGTTACAGATAAAATCGTATGCTGGCACTGATTCGATGTTAGTTTTTTATTTTGATTTAACTGGTAAAGAACAGGCGCCTGATTGAATACACCCCAGCTGCCCGAAACTAGTGTATTCCTTGTTAACTGGTAAGCCACTGTCAAGCGAGGTGAAATATCGTAAGCAGCATTCAACTGTGAGTAATCCAGTCTTGCCCCAACGTTTAATAGAATTCGTTTTAAGATGGTGGCATCATAAAAAGCATACGCGGCAGAAGTCACGTTTGTAGTATTCAAACGAATATTCAGAAGCAGATGCGCCGTGTCGGTGATGGCAATATCTGTAGCGCGGTAATAATCAAAAACACTTAGCTTGTCATCTTCTAAATTTAATTCAATACCCGTTTTAATTTTGCTTTGAGAATTCAGATAATGCGTGAGGTCTTCTCGTAAGCCATAGGTAGTATTGTTGGTGTTATAATAGTATTTGCCAAATTTCGAAGAAGTAGTTAAGCCCGAATGCAGGAACGAAGTTTTACTGTAAGTCTTTTTTCCCATCACGGTTTGCACCTGTAAATTTTGAGCATTGATAGTATTTTTAGCTCTTAATTTCAGGCGGAAGTCTGGCGAGTGCGTAAAGTCAAGGTTATCCACCACATTAATGGAGGTTACACTTACTTTTGTTTTTTCATTTACAATATACGTGAGCTTACTACTTACGTCACCCATAAAAAAAGCTTTTGAATGCTGGTTCAGATTTAGCAGATCAAGATTATTTTTTCTTACTCCCACAATGAAACTGAATTTATTTTTAATAAGCGGCCCCTGCAACAGAGCCGAGTTATTTAAAACACTAAAATCCACATTGCCTTTAAACGTTTGAAAGTCGCCTGTTTTGGTGGTCAGATTAAAAACGGAGGACATAGACTGACCGTAATTTGAAGCATATCCTCCCGTAAGCACTTCAGCTTTCTCAAGCATATCAGGATTAAAAACCGATTGGCCGATAGAATAAAAAGGAAATGACAATTTGATATTATCCAGAAGAAATTGATTTTCGAATGACTCCCCTCCCCGTATGTGAATATTAGAAGTTCCATAAATATCAATGCGGCCCAGCACGCCAGGCAGTGCAGTTAAACTGTTAAGGGGATCGTTGGAAATGCCTTTGTTCATCTGTAATTGCGCCTGATTCAACTCCATCTGGCTCACTGAGGCGCGCTCAATGATCTTATCAGAAGTTACAATTGTTTCAGACAAAGTAATTGCTTCGGGAGAAAGTGGTATTGAGAACTTTGTTGATTTACCTGTTACCTGTATGGGTGAGGCGTATGCCCGGTATCCAAAGTTGCTTATCAATAAGATGTGCGAGCCTTCTGGAACATTCCGCAATGTAAATTTCCCCTCAAAATCGGTTAAAGTGGAAAAGGAAGCATCTTTTATTTTTACGGCAGCATAAGGCAAAGGATCGCCCGCAACACTGTCGCGCACACTACCCGAAATAGTAAAACGCGGTTTATTACCAGGCATCAGCACCACCTGCTTATCAATAATTTCCCATTCAATATTACAAGGTTTCAAAATTTTATCCAGAGCTTCAGTAAGCGAAACAGAATTTAAATTTACAGTAACACGTTGTGAAAGGTTAATGGTGCTGCCATAAGTAAAACTTAAACCTTCCTTTTCACCCAAATCAGCCAGCACTTCCGACAACAGTTTGTTTGCAGCAGTTAGAGTTATTCTTTTTTCCTGCAAGCGCTCCTGGCCAATAGCGCCAAGGCTAAACAATAGAAATAGTTTAATAACTAAAAAAAATTTCATCGGCATTAGCACCCTTTACCAGTAATGATTACCTGCTTATTATTCACCTGCATCTTAATGTTCAGAGTTTTCTCGAGTATCGCAATAATTTGCCCGAGGCTAGGCTCTTCAAAATAACCGGTAAATTTACATTTCAATATTTCCTGGTTTTTTACGTCTACGTTAATGGCAAAATAATCTTGAAGCTTATCGCAAACTTCCTGGAAAGCAGCATTCTTAAATTCTAACTTTTTTGTTTTCCACGACAAAAAATTTAAATCGGAACTTTTTTGTTTTATAAGCTGTTTGTTGGCCATGTTTACTATACCCGTTTCATCCTTCACTAACGTTATTGACTCACCAGCTATTGATCTTAGCGCTACCTTTCCTGTTATAACAGTAATTGTGGAGTTTTGTTCTTTTTCATATGCAGAAATATTGAAGGAGGTGCCCAAAACAGTTACCTCAAAATTATCGTTCGCTATTATAAAAGGTTTTTCCGCATTTTTCGTCACATCAAAATAAGCTTCACCAGTCAAACTGACTTTACGTTCGTCAGATTTAAATTCTTTTGGATATACTAAAGAGCTATTTTTATTCAGAACAACATGAGTGCAATCCGACAACACAACCATTCTTTTCACGTCGAAGGTGTTAACCGTGAGCATCTCGGCCCCTTGATTCTTATTACCATAAAGATAGATGGCAAAAACAGCCAAAGCCAGGCAGGCCGCCATTCCTAGTGTCCAGGAAAGGTAGGATTTGCCTTTAATCTGAGGAAAAGCAGTTTTCTCCTGCTCCACAGCGATTTTCTTCTGGATGGCTTGCCACGCTCTGGGTTTGTCAAGTTCTAAATCTTGTGCCAATATACCCGAACTGTCCCATGTAGCTTTAACCTGTTTGTAGAGCGCCTTATTGCCTTCATTTTCCTGAAGCCATTTTTCTAAACTCTCTCTCTCCTCCTGCGAAGCCTCATTTTTTAGATACCTAAGTATTGATTCCCAGTCATTCATTGTGTGTGTTGTCTAATGTATAGTCGTTTAAAAAGGTATTTACCCTATGTGTTTAACAAATACCATGTCAAAAGCCAAATTAAAATGTTAAGCGTTTGGTTTTTAGAGAAGATTGCCAAATGATCAGCAAGAATCTTAAGGGCTTTAGACAGATTGCTTTCAACGGTTTTTATCGAAATGTTTAATTGTTCGGCAACTTCCCGGTTTTTAAGACCACTAAATCTGCTCAGGTGAAAAATCATTCGCATTTGTTCCGGCATTTTTTCAAGACCTGCGTCAATAGCGTTGCGAAGCTCTTTTTGTTCGAGCGCTGTATCTGCTTCCTGAAATTGAGTGGAAACTATTTTTAGTTCGTCTTTAAGCAAACCCTCTGTCTTTCGTTTGCGTAAATAATCCAGTGCTCTAAAAACAACCGACTTGTATAAATACGCCTGGTAGTTTTTAATTTCCTGGAGTTCGCCTTTGCGAAGCCATAGTTTTACGAAAACATCCTGCACAACATCTTCGGCAGCCGCCTGATCTTTTAAAATTGGAAAGACAATCCTGCAGAGTCCATCATAATGCAACTCGAAAAGTTGTCCAAAATCTCTTTCCGTTAAATTAGATTCTGTCATAAACTTGTAGTGTATGCTTGTCAACTAATAGTTAAACTTTAAACTGTTTTTGAGGCAATATGAATTAAAAGTAATGCTAGTAAAAATAAGTAATTTATAGATTGATTGAACGGCTGACCATTTTGCAATAAGAGTGAATTCAATAACCCAATCAAACGCAATTCTAGTTCAGTTTAAAAGCCAGATCAGAGTTGATCGCAGATAAAGTGCAGGCACTTGACAAATACTGCCCCTCAAAAACCTGCTCCAAAAAGCATGATAAAATGGCCTTATTATTTTTGAATCGGAATAAGTTCTAACTCGTTTTTTTTTCGCGGAGAATCTATGGAGAATTACTTTACACAAAGCTAATCGTATTCTGAATTTAGTAGTGTTGAATAACCATAAGGTAAAGTGGCATCCCAAATGTTATATTGAAAGGAAATGTAATTGCAAGGGCCATGGGCAAATACAAACCCTCGTTAGCTTTAGGTGCTGATAATTTCATGGCAGCGGGAACAGCAATGTAGGAAGCACTTGCCGCCAATACAGCAAATATAAAACGGCTGCTAATGTCCTTGGTCACCATGCTGCTTGTCAACGCTACCATGCAGCCATTAAATAAGGGTATAAGAATAGCGAACACTGCCGGGAACCACCCATTAGAAAAGAACGAACTCAATTTCCGGCCGCTCCTTATTCCCATGTCCAGTAAAAATATAGCAAGAAAGCCTTTAAAAATATCGTTGGTAAAAGGTTTGATCCCCTCGGCTTGTTTGGCATTAGCCATCAACCCAATAATTAAACTGCCTAGAATTAGCAGTACGCTGCCATTTGTTAAAGAGTGCTTTATCACTGACATTTTATCGACACGAATTTTTTCTTCCTTGTTAAACACCGACATCAGTATTAAGCCGGCCACTATAGCCGGAGATTCCATTAATGCCATGATAGCTACCATATGTCCGTGAAATTCCATTTTTTGAGATTCAAGGTAAGACACTGCAGTGACAAAAGTTACCGCGCTCACCGAGCCATAAGCTGCAGCTATTGCTCCTGCATCGTATACATTCATTTTTCTTTTTAGAATAAAAAAAGTATAGACAGGGATTAATAATGAAATCAATATTCCGAAAAGCATTGACCAGATAATTTCATCTGAAAAATTTTCATGGGATAATTCCTGCCCACCTTTAAAGCCGATAGAAAAAAGAAGATAGAGAGAGATAAATTTGGATGAATTTGAAGGAATTTCTAAATCGCTTTTTAGTTTGACTGCAATAATTCCTAAAATAAAAAACAAAAAAGCGGGATTTGTAATGTTTGATACGAGTAGATCTAGATTCATATTTTTTATCTGGTTATTTCTTTATCGTTCTTTTTCAAAATTAAGGCGCTTGCCCTTTTCACTTTCATTAAACGCTCCGGCAGTGTAAACTAAATTACCATTGACGAAGGTTTTCATGATCTTACTTTTAAAAGTGTAATTCTCAAATGGCGACCAGCCACATTTATAAAGTAAATGTTCTGCAGTGGATTTCCATGGGTTGTTTAAATCTATCATTACCAGATCAGCGTAATACCCCTCTCTTATATAACCGCGCTCTCTTATCCGGTAGATTTCTGCAACATTGTGACTCGTTTTCCTTACAATATCCTCCAAAGAAATTTTACCCTGGTGATACAATTCCAATAAAAGAGGCAGAGCATGTTGCACCAATGGCCCGCCTGATTTAGCGTTATCATAACTACCCGATTTTTCAGCTAGCAGATGGGGAGCATGATCTGTGGCAATACTATCAAGTTTGTTTTTCTTTAAGGCATCTAAAAGCCCCTCCTTATCTTGTTGCGTTTTAATCGAAGGATTCCATTTTATTTTATTACCCAAACTCCTGTAGTCTTGATCTGAAAACCACAAATGATGAACACACGCTTCACCGGTAATCCTCTTATCTCGAATTGGCAGATCATTTCTAAAAAAACCGGTTTCCGACTGCGTGGATACATGCAAAATATGTAACCGTGTATTGAACTGTTCAGCCAGTTCTATGACTCTTTTTGTAGCAACAACGCAAGCTTTTTCACTTCTAATCAGAGGGTGGCATCTTACAGGAATATCGCCATCGTATAAATGCTGATAGAAATTGCCGGCGGATTTTATAAGTGAGTCGTCTTCGCAATGCAGGGCAATAAGTGTGTTTGTTCTACTGAATAATTTTTCAAGAAATTCAGGATAATTCGCCAATATACCTTCGTCATTGTCAAAGTATAATCCGTCGTCACTTAATCCACAAACGCTTTCGTTATCAATCCTGAGCGCTTCTTGTAGATTAGATTTATTTACCCCCATAAAAAAAGAATAATTGGCTAATGAACTCTTTTGAGCCAGCCGGTATTTTTCCTCCAGTAAATCAAGTGATAAAGTATTTGGAATGGTATTTGGCATATCCATGAAAGAGGTTATGCCACCGGCAACAGCCGCCTTTGATTCGGAATTCAAACTAGCTTTATGCGTCAGACCTGGCTCCCTGAAATGCACCTGGTCATCAATCATCCCTGGAATAAGATACAAACCTTGGGCATCTATCATATCAAAACGTTGGCCTTGTATTCCAATGTTTTTATCAATCTTTTCAATTCTCCCGTTAACAATCAGTAAATCTGAATTAAAGACAGATCCCTCATTCACTAACGTAGCATTTTTTATGACTA is a genomic window of Sphingobacteriaceae bacterium containing:
- a CDS encoding transcriptional regulator; the encoded protein is MNKQEGTRASQSNTGVTIRGNKDTAAEKKYKEIFEVAQTTRFQICPIRDIISRISDKWSMLSILALGGFGKMRFNELKNKIGDVSQRMLTVTLRNLEGDGLITRKIYPEVPPRVEYELTELGQSLLAQYAVFAEWASINGEIIIKSRKKHAA
- a CDS encoding RNA polymerase sigma-70 factor, with protein sequence MTESNLTERDFGQLFELHYDGLCRIVFPILKDQAAAEDVVQDVFVKLWLRKGELQEIKNYQAYLYKSVVFRALDYLRKRKTEGLLKDELKIVSTQFQEADTALEQKELRNAIDAGLEKMPEQMRMIFHLSRFSGLKNREVAEQLNISIKTVESNLSKALKILADHLAIFSKNQTLNILIWLLTWYLLNT
- a CDS encoding sodium-dependent bicarbonate transport family permease, whose amino-acid sequence is MNLDLLVSNITNPAFLFFILGIIAVKLKSDLEIPSNSSKFISLYLLFSIGFKGGQELSHENFSDEIIWSMLFGILISLLIPVYTFFILKRKMNVYDAGAIAAAYGSVSAVTFVTAVSYLESQKMEFHGHMVAIMALMESPAIVAGLILMSVFNKEEKIRVDKMSVIKHSLTNGSVLLILGSLIIGLMANAKQAEGIKPFTNDIFKGFLAIFLLDMGIRSGRKLSSFFSNGWFPAVFAILIPLFNGCMVALTSSMVTKDISSRFIFAVLAASASYIAVPAAMKLSAPKANEGLYLPMALAITFPFNITFGMPLYLMVIQHY
- a CDS encoding dihydroorotase (Catalyzes the reversible hydrolysis of the amide bond within dihydroorotate. This metabolic intermediate is required for the biosynthesis of pyrimidine nucleotides); its protein translation is MKRLVIKNATLVNEGSVFNSDLLIVNGRIEKIDKNIGIQGQRFDMIDAQGLYLIPGMIDDQVHFREPGLTHKASLNSESKAAVAGGITSFMDMPNTIPNTLSLDLLEEKYRLAQKSSLANYSFFMGVNKSNLQEALRIDNESVCGLSDDGLYFDNDEGILANYPEFLEKLFSRTNTLIALHCEDDSLIKSAGNFYQHLYDGDIPVRCHPLIRSEKACVVATKRVIELAEQFNTRLHILHVSTQSETGFFRNDLPIRDKRITGEACVHHLWFSDQDYRSLGNKIKWNPSIKTQQDKEGLLDALKKNKLDSIATDHAPHLLAEKSGSYDNAKSGGPLVQHALPLLLELYHQGKISLEDIVRKTSHNVAEIYRIRERGYIREGYYADLVMIDLNNPWKSTAEHLLYKCGWSPFENYTFKSKIMKTFVNGNLVYTAGAFNESEKGKRLNFEKER